The following nucleotide sequence is from Candidatus Atribacteria bacterium ADurb.Bin276.
TGAATTGCCAGTTGACGAATTGGGAATAAAGGCTTTGGATGATTACACTCTGGTACTAACTACTGAAGTGTCAAAACCATATCTGTTAGGTGCTTTGGTTTGGCTTTTTCCCGTTCCTCAACACGTAGTTAAACAACATGGGAATGAGTATGCTACTCAAGCGGAGACCATGGTTAGTAATGGTCCTTTTAAAGTAGAAGAATGGGTTAAAGGAAGCCATATAACCCTGGTTAAAAATCCATACTATGAAGGTCTTTGGAAACCATATCTTGAAAAAATTGTATTAAAATATGGAACCTTTGATCCGGTGACAGGATTTCCTGCCTACCTAAATAATGAAATTTACAGAAGCGACGTTAATCCAGGTCAATTAGCTTATGTCAGGCAAAATATGCCCGATGAATTACATTCTTGGCCGATGTTCCGCATCTTTTATCTTTCATTTGATACGACAAAGCCTCCTTTTGATGATATAAGGGTTCGATATGCCATAAACCATGCTTCTAACCGAGAAGAGCTATGCTCAACAGTTCTTAAGGACCTTGCCTCTCCAGAGTACTCGTTGCTGGTTAAAGGATTTCCTGGTTACGATGATGCTGAAGAAGCGAAAGAGTCCTCAAAATTTGACCCAGAATTGGCAAAGAAACTTTTAGCTGAAGCTGGATATCCTGATGGAAAGGGGTTTCCTGAATTGGAACTATGGATTAGAGCAGAGGATCAATTAATGCCCTGGCAAAAACCCGCCGCCGAATATATCCAGGCTCAATTGAAAGAGAACTTAGGAATTAACATTATACCCCGGATTATGGAAGTGAAAACTTTTACTGACGCTTTGAATCAACGTACCCACAACTTTTTCCTATTAGCCTATCAATTTGACTATGTTGATCCTAGTAACTTTATGGACCTCTACCTAACCGGTGGGCGTCATGCTTGGTCCAGCGACGAATATGACGAATTAGTTCGAAAA
It contains:
- the ygiS gene encoding putative binding protein YgiS precursor, with translation MQKVRKNLMIILLTGVFLLGVTVFSFAADVSLPPDALPASEQILYYPLKLESGTYMDYMQTIYNCLQGGSDFVQEPLMSFDKDLNAVPVGAESWEVSEDGLSWTFHLRKELKWSDGQPVTANDYVFALQRCAQQGYDFSWYWSLMIEIKNWDKVEKGELPVDELGIKALDDYTLVLTTEVSKPYLLGALVWLFPVPQHVVKQHGNEYATQAETMVSNGPFKVEEWVKGSHITLVKNPYYEGLWKPYLEKIVLKYGTFDPVTGFPAYLNNEIYRSDVNPGQLAYVRQNMPDELHSWPMFRIFYLSFDTTKPPFDDIRVRYAINHASNREELCSTVLKDLASPEYSLLVKGFPGYDDAEEAKESSKFDPELAKKLLAEAGYPDGKGFPELELWIRAEDQLMPWQKPAAEYIQAQLKENLGINIIPRIMEVKTFTDALNQRTHNFFLLAYQFDYVDPSNFMDLYLTGGRHAWSSDEYDELVRKADSLGEWEQRVEKYREAERILAKECPAVFLFQQQYSAAWKPFLKGEGLEPNKDGLSSWGDMWARYAVTHIYISKH